In Asanoa sp. WMMD1127, one genomic interval encodes:
- a CDS encoding Rv3235 family protein, with protein sequence MIRRSPQQRRTVTRGGYYPPIRVRPAPSFETPFAHEDGADEWYREAGGQLSFDFAALTRRAEPIREIPMAPPPPAEPRPVASPDARRAAGRFTRTCLEILNGYRPVAHVRPLAKPATAHTLIDQLLDALRRMPVAPTVPRRQQQPELVRLRRLRISEPTPGVVEAAAALGTDARTWAMAFRLEHTSTRWLGTVLQVL encoded by the coding sequence TTGATTCGGCGGTCGCCGCAGCAGCGGCGGACGGTGACCCGCGGCGGCTACTACCCACCGATCCGGGTGCGGCCGGCGCCGTCGTTCGAGACGCCGTTCGCGCACGAGGACGGCGCCGACGAGTGGTATCGCGAGGCTGGCGGCCAGCTCTCCTTCGACTTCGCCGCGCTGACGCGGCGGGCGGAGCCGATCCGCGAGATCCCCATGGCGCCACCGCCACCGGCCGAGCCGCGCCCCGTCGCGTCGCCCGATGCCCGCCGCGCGGCCGGCCGGTTCACGCGGACCTGTCTGGAGATCCTCAACGGCTACCGCCCGGTGGCCCACGTCCGGCCGCTCGCCAAGCCGGCGACCGCCCACACGCTGATCGACCAGCTGCTGGACGCCCTTCGCCGCATGCCGGTCGCGCCGACCGTGCCGCGGCGACAGCAGCAGCCGGAGCTGGTGAGGCTACGCCGGCTACGCATCAGCGAGCCGACGCCCGGCGTCGTCGAGGCCGCCGCGGCGCTGGGCACCGACGCCCGCACGTGGGCGATGGCCTTCCGCCTGGAACACACCAGCACTCGATGGCTCGGCACGGTCCTGCAGGTCCTATGA
- the secA gene encoding preprotein translocase subunit SecA: MSILERFLRAGEGRMLRRLKAIAAAVNSIEDDYVNLTDDELRDLTFQYRERLADGETLDDLLPEAFATAREAAARVLGQRAYDVQIMGGAALHFGNISEMKTGEGKTLTGVFPAYLNGLSGKGVHVITVNDYLAQRDAEWVGRVHEFLGLTVGVVLPNRPSVEHRAAYECDITYGTNNEFGFDYLRDNMAWSKDELVQRGHNFAIVDEVDSILIDEARTPLIISGPAEHSARWYSEFSSVVARLQPGKDGEGDYEVDYAKRTIAITERGVAKVEDRLGIDNLYESVNTPLVGYLNNAIKAKELYKRDKDYIVNDGEVLIVDEFTGRILHGRRYNEGMHQAIEAKEGVEIKQENQTLATITLQNYFRLYDKLAGMTGTAQTEAGEFNKVYQVGVVSIPTHRPMVRVDRPDVIYKTEKAKFNAVVEDIAERHALGQPILVGTVSVENSEILSQLLRRRGIKHSVLNAKYHAQEAEIIAQAGRRGAVTVATNMAGRGTDILLGGSPENLAAAELHQRGLDPIEHEDDYAKAFEEILPRWKQHCASEAAEVVDAGGLYVLGTERHESRRIDNQLRGRSGRQGDPGESRFYLSLQDELMRRFRAGAVEAVMERFNIPEDVPIESKMVTRQIRSAQAQIEGQNAEIRKNVLKYDEVLNKQRQVIYAERKRVLDGEDLHEQVRHMIDDVVEAYVQGATADGYAEDWDLEQLWSSLKQLYPVGVTIDDVEEEAGGERNSIDAEFLLSRMKDDAHNAYDRREEELGTEATRQLERMVLLQVIDRKWREHLYEMDYLQEGISLRAYAQRDPVVEYQREGFEMFATMMDGIKEETVGFLYNLDVQVEEAPAPEAEPAATGGRALPMPDDATIEIKAKGLGRSSRPQGLQYSAPTIDGAAGGGGVAVQHTQPQPQPPMQHAPALGVGGAAPAGNGDRPRPSPGRRPSPGRQSATPSNGPSRNAPCPCGSGKKYKRCHGAPTAN, encoded by the coding sequence GTGTCGATTCTGGAAAGATTCCTTCGTGCGGGCGAAGGACGCATGCTGCGCCGCCTCAAGGCCATCGCGGCTGCGGTCAACTCGATCGAGGACGACTACGTCAACCTCACCGATGACGAGCTCCGCGACCTGACCTTCCAATACCGCGAGCGGCTGGCCGACGGGGAGACCCTCGACGACCTGCTGCCCGAGGCCTTCGCGACCGCCCGTGAGGCGGCCGCCCGGGTGCTCGGCCAGCGCGCCTACGACGTGCAGATCATGGGCGGCGCGGCGTTGCACTTCGGCAACATCTCGGAGATGAAGACCGGTGAGGGCAAGACCCTGACCGGTGTCTTCCCCGCCTACCTCAACGGGCTCTCCGGCAAGGGCGTGCACGTCATCACCGTCAACGACTACCTGGCGCAACGTGACGCCGAGTGGGTCGGGCGGGTCCACGAGTTCCTGGGCCTGACCGTCGGCGTGGTGCTGCCCAACCGGCCGTCCGTCGAGCACCGGGCCGCCTATGAGTGCGACATCACCTACGGCACCAACAACGAGTTCGGCTTCGACTACCTGCGCGACAACATGGCGTGGTCCAAGGACGAGCTCGTGCAGCGCGGCCACAACTTCGCCATCGTCGACGAGGTCGACTCGATCCTGATCGACGAAGCGCGTACGCCGCTGATCATCTCCGGTCCGGCCGAGCACTCCGCCCGGTGGTACTCGGAGTTCTCCTCGGTCGTCGCCCGGCTCCAGCCCGGCAAGGACGGCGAGGGCGACTACGAGGTCGACTACGCCAAGCGCACCATCGCGATCACCGAGCGCGGCGTCGCCAAGGTCGAGGACCGGCTGGGCATCGACAACCTCTACGAGTCGGTCAACACGCCGCTCGTCGGTTACCTCAACAACGCGATCAAGGCCAAGGAGCTCTACAAGCGCGACAAGGACTACATCGTCAACGACGGTGAGGTCCTGATCGTCGACGAGTTCACCGGCCGCATCCTGCACGGCCGTCGCTACAACGAGGGCATGCACCAAGCGATCGAGGCCAAGGAAGGCGTCGAGATCAAGCAGGAGAACCAGACTCTTGCCACGATCACGCTGCAGAACTACTTCCGGTTGTACGACAAGCTGGCCGGCATGACCGGCACGGCGCAGACCGAGGCCGGCGAGTTCAACAAGGTCTACCAGGTCGGCGTGGTCTCGATCCCGACCCACCGCCCGATGGTCCGCGTCGACCGCCCCGACGTCATCTACAAGACCGAGAAGGCCAAGTTCAACGCGGTCGTCGAGGACATCGCCGAGCGGCACGCGCTGGGCCAGCCGATCCTGGTCGGCACGGTCTCGGTGGAGAACTCCGAGATCCTCTCGCAGCTGCTGCGCCGCCGGGGCATCAAGCACTCGGTCCTCAACGCGAAATACCACGCGCAGGAGGCCGAGATCATCGCTCAGGCCGGCCGGCGCGGGGCGGTGACGGTCGCGACCAACATGGCCGGCCGTGGCACCGACATCCTGCTCGGCGGCAGCCCCGAGAACCTCGCGGCGGCCGAGCTGCACCAGCGGGGCCTCGACCCGATCGAGCACGAGGACGACTACGCCAAGGCGTTCGAGGAGATCCTGCCGCGCTGGAAGCAGCACTGCGCGAGCGAGGCGGCCGAGGTCGTCGACGCCGGCGGCCTCTACGTGCTCGGCACCGAGCGCCACGAGTCACGCCGCATCGACAACCAGCTGCGCGGCCGGTCGGGCCGGCAGGGCGACCCGGGCGAGTCCCGGTTCTACCTGTCGCTGCAGGACGAGCTGATGCGCCGCTTCCGCGCGGGCGCCGTCGAGGCCGTCATGGAGCGGTTCAACATCCCCGAGGATGTGCCGATCGAGTCCAAGATGGTCACCCGGCAGATCCGCAGCGCGCAGGCCCAGATCGAGGGCCAGAACGCCGAGATCCGCAAGAACGTCCTCAAGTACGACGAGGTGCTCAACAAGCAGCGCCAGGTCATCTACGCCGAGCGCAAGCGCGTGCTCGACGGGGAGGACCTGCACGAGCAGGTCCGCCACATGATCGACGACGTGGTCGAGGCCTACGTGCAGGGCGCCACCGCCGACGGCTACGCCGAGGACTGGGACCTCGAGCAGCTGTGGTCGAGCCTCAAGCAGCTCTACCCGGTCGGCGTGACGATCGACGACGTCGAGGAAGAGGCCGGCGGCGAGCGCAACAGCATCGACGCCGAGTTCCTGCTCTCGCGGATGAAGGACGACGCGCACAACGCGTACGACCGGCGCGAGGAAGAGCTCGGCACCGAGGCGACCCGCCAGCTCGAGCGCATGGTGCTGCTGCAGGTGATCGACCGCAAGTGGCGCGAGCACCTCTACGAGATGGACTACCTGCAGGAGGGCATCAGCCTGCGGGCCTACGCGCAACGCGACCCGGTGGTCGAATACCAGCGCGAGGGCTTCGAGATGTTCGCCACGATGATGGACGGCATCAAGGAGGAGACCGTCGGCTTCCTCTACAACCTGGACGTCCAGGTCGAGGAGGCCCCGGCGCCCGAGGCCGAGCCCGCCGCCACCGGCGGCCGCGCCCTGCCGATGCCCGACGACGCGACGATCGAGATCAAGGCCAAGGGCCTCGGCCGGTCGTCCCGCCCGCAGGGCCTGCAATACTCCGCCCCCACCATCGACGGCGCCGCCGGCGGCGGCGGGGTCGCGGTGCAGCACACCCAGCCGCAGCCCCAGCCGCCGATGCAGCACGCGCCGGCACTGGGCGTCGGCGGAGCCGCGCCGGCGGGCAACGGCGACCGCCCGCGCCCGTCGCCGGGCCGCCGCCCGTCCCCGGGCCGCCAGTCCGCGACGCCGAGCAACGGCCCGTCCCGCAACGCGCCGTGCCCGTGCGGCTCGGGCAAGAAATACAAGCGCTGCCACGGAGCCCCGACCGCGAACTGA
- a CDS encoding GNAT family protein, with amino-acid sequence MEPPKIITDGLVIRAWQPDDAAAVDRACQDPDIQRWTTVPVPYRREHADFFVGEFTTAAWRNGTTAPLGVFDHTTGELVGSSGLVKISGDQAEVGYWTAPWARGRGAATAATRAVARWALDELGVRRLVWRAEVGNHLSRLVALRSGFTIEGIARHDLEDRDGTRRDAWVGSLLPGDPTDPDTAAPGSAEARRAVTFSRPQPELFAATRDGEIKLRALEERDVDPIAESANDPEAVRWTTIPHPYERAHGESFVHDYAAGVWLRGTGAVFAIGDPADDAYAGVMELRLHPTRPALADVGFMVPPQARGRGFAPAALAAMSAWGFTALGLHRIGWWANVGNEASRRVAEKAGFTFEGTSRGYLDHRGEWTDAWTAALLASDGKAQR; translated from the coding sequence GTGGAGCCACCGAAGATCATCACGGACGGCCTGGTCATCCGGGCGTGGCAACCCGACGACGCGGCCGCTGTCGACCGCGCGTGCCAAGATCCGGACATCCAGCGCTGGACGACCGTTCCGGTGCCCTACCGCCGCGAGCACGCCGACTTCTTCGTGGGCGAGTTCACCACGGCGGCTTGGCGCAACGGCACGACGGCGCCGCTGGGCGTGTTCGACCACACCACCGGCGAGCTGGTCGGTTCGTCCGGTCTGGTGAAGATCAGCGGCGACCAGGCCGAGGTCGGCTACTGGACGGCGCCCTGGGCCAGGGGGCGCGGCGCGGCCACCGCCGCCACCCGCGCGGTGGCCCGGTGGGCGCTCGACGAGCTGGGCGTACGGCGGCTCGTATGGCGCGCCGAGGTCGGCAACCACCTGTCCCGGCTGGTCGCCCTCCGCTCCGGCTTCACGATCGAGGGCATCGCCCGGCACGACCTCGAGGACCGTGACGGCACCCGGCGGGACGCGTGGGTCGGCTCACTCCTGCCCGGCGACCCCACCGACCCAGACACCGCCGCGCCCGGCTCGGCCGAGGCCCGCCGCGCGGTGACGTTCAGCCGGCCGCAGCCGGAGCTCTTCGCCGCGACCCGCGACGGGGAGATCAAGCTGCGGGCCCTGGAGGAGCGCGACGTCGACCCGATCGCGGAGAGCGCCAACGACCCGGAGGCGGTGCGCTGGACGACGATCCCGCACCCCTACGAGCGCGCCCACGGGGAGAGCTTCGTCCACGACTACGCCGCCGGGGTGTGGCTGCGCGGCACGGGCGCCGTGTTCGCGATCGGCGATCCCGCCGACGACGCGTACGCCGGGGTCATGGAACTGCGCCTGCACCCCACCCGGCCGGCGCTCGCCGACGTGGGCTTCATGGTCCCGCCGCAGGCGCGCGGTCGTGGTTTCGCCCCCGCCGCGCTGGCCGCCATGTCCGCCTGGGGCTTCACCGCGCTCGGCCTGCACCGGATCGGCTGGTGGGCCAACGTCGGCAACGAGGCGTCCCGGCGGGTCGCCGAGAAGGCCGGTTTCACCTTCGAGGGCACCAGCCGCGGCTACCTCGACCACCGGGGCGAGTGGACGGATGCCTGGACGGCCGCGCTGCTGGCGTCCGACGGAAAGGCTCAGCGATGA